The Heptranchias perlo isolate sHepPer1 chromosome 31, sHepPer1.hap1, whole genome shotgun sequence genomic interval ACATTCAGGGTCAGCCATTCAGAGCCCACAAGGCTGTCCTAGCTGCCAGCTCCCCTTATTTCCGTGATCATTCAGCACTGAGCACCATGAGTGGTTTATCAATATCCGTTATTAAAAATCCAGATGTATTTGAACAGTTACTTTCATTTTGTTACACTGGGAGACTGTCATTGCACTTGAAAGATGTTGTTAGTTTTCTTACTGCTGCAAGCTTTCTGCAGATGCAGTGCATAATAGACAAATGCACTCAGATCTTGGAGAGCATTCACTCGAAATTCAGTATTGTGAGTATTGACTCTGTAGTTGTCAGTACTGAAGATAATCAGGGAAATCgcaatggggttagagagagcaATAGCCGCTTCTTAAATCCAGTTGAAATCTCTCCACCATATTATGGCCAAGTACGGCAGACAACAATTGCTAATGAACCACGTATGGAGACCACACCAAACCGAAGTTTTCAGAATCGAACTATGGAAGAGCGGCACTCTGACCCCGGAAGCAGTGGTAGCATTTCTGAGCACGAAATCCAAATTGAAGGTGATCATGAGCAAGCAGAATTAATAGTGAGGGAGACCAATCCAATCAGCGCCCAGATTACAGAGGTCAAAGTCAAAATGGAAAAATCTGATCGGCCAAGTTGTTCTGATAGTTCATCAGTGGGAGATGATGGTTATCACACAGAAATGGTAGATGGGGATCATGTGGACCGAATGGTGGCTGTGAACGTCAGCTCATATGGACCAGTATTACAGCAAGCTTTCTCACTTTCTCAACCAGCATCGCAGTCAACTGGCTTATCAACTACCTATGGTTGCCTCACAAATTCAAGTCCTTCTCGATCTATGCTTAGTAATTTTAGAGGTCGTGGTCGACTGAAAAGAaacatacagatacagaatgacggGCAAAATGTGATTAGTCAGTCCTCTGATGGCGACAGCGGGCTAAACAGGCAAGGTTTTGAGAGTAATCCCCGTGACCATGATTCAAGGGAACACTGGTTTCCATACAATCAGAGGTTAATCTGCATCTACTGTGGAAAATCCTTCAACCAGAAAGGGAGCCTTGACCGACACATGCGGCTCCACATGGGAATAACTCCTTTTGTCTGCCGCTTTTGTGGGAAAAAATACACACGGAAAGACCAGCTCGAATACCACATTCGCGGGCACACAGATGACAAACCATACCGCTGTGAGATCTGCGGTAAATGTTTCCCTTTCCAAGGCACTCTGAATCAACATTTGAGGAAAAATCATCCTGGCGCATCCGAGATTAAAGGTCGAGTCGAGTCACCTGACAGAACAGACACACAAATAGAACAAAAAGAAGGTGATGAGCCTTCTCCCTCAGAAGAAACCAACATGGAGACTGCAGTGCAGGATGCTCTTCCATTGTCCCATATTTCTGAATGAGTAGCTTAGGCGTAATGAAGCCAAAAGCACACAAAGCTAGAAATAATGCTACAATAttagtattttgttttttttttgtagcaCAGCATTCAGCATTTATATAACGTTTATGAAACTTCTATTCCCCAATCAAGTTCTATTTTTTTCCTTGTATCGATTCTTGAAAATTGATAATTTTGAATACTTCAGAAAATTTAGTGTTTGCTGCCTGATTAAAAGTACAGTGTATAATAtaattatcaaaaaaaaataaattgcCATGTCCAAGAGGAGAAGGGTCAGGATAATCAGTTATAGTAACTGGAAGAAATGTATGTGTGATAATAGAGTAATGCACCACCGTAAATAACTGAAAGTCACTGTGGCAAGCCTAAACATCCATTCATGTTTCACAAAGCAGTGAGAAATGCTATTCCAGTCCTTCTTTCACTTTGGTTTCATCAATGTAGGTTAAAGACATTTTTTTCAGCTGTCCTAATGGACAATGGTAATGAGGTTTGAATTGTTCAATTGGAAGCCTGGCACAGATCAGGTTTTAAAATTCCATTACGCTGTTTGTGATGAATTTGATATTTATTTTTAACCAGAAACTTGGTAAAATGTTAATTGACGTGAGACTTACGATCCCAGCATCTGGAGTGTGTCTTTTGTACACGTGCTGCATCTTGACACATTGAGTACCCTCTACTATTCAGTCCATGTGTAACATTCTCCCGAAATTatccagaagtttttttttcccaggTCAGACTTCTACCTGTACCTGAAGGCGGTTTGGTGTGAATACTTGGATGCCCAACAACACCTTAATATATGATTGTCTTGTTTCAGCCTGCACTATTAAACTGTGCACCTCTTATCTAGTTTCTCTTTGATCAGTGTTACTTTCATACTGCTGTGTGGAATAGTTTGAATGCTTAAGGGCCATATTTAAATAAATAGCAGAGATAAGTTAATAAAAAtactttttctgtttttaaaaaatcttttcacTCACTCGTACAAGAGACCTACATACAATATTTTTAGACTGTGACACAGTTTcaattttttatattttttaaaaaaacctactGATTTTCTTTTATAATCAAATTTACCCATGTCAAATTAGAAATGTACTTTTAGCATAttcccagttctggtcagaccttgTAATGTACCTCAGCATCTTCAGGGAAATAGTGTTGGTCAAATGGACAGCAATTATTTTCACCCATATGGCAGACTTGGTGAAGGTGCAGGATTGCTTCGTCTCGTTTGGTGTCTTCTATTTAAATGTAACCTCTGAAAATATGGTAATTTACTCTTAGTGATAGGGTTATTGTGTTTGCAACTTTTGCTCTTAATGACTTGGCTGAGAAGGAATGCTTCCTTAATCTTCAAATTTAGAGACTAGAATTTATACTGAAGAAATCAGATTTAATGAACTAAATGTTTACCTTGCAGAGCAACATTTCATTTAATTTGGTGAGGTCAACTAGTTATTCTGTCAATAGGCACACTTCCAGGTTTTTATACCAAATTCAATGCCATGCCACGTTTGTTGGTTGAGAAATTTGTGGGGGGAGAAATCAAGTCAgtatttaaaatacaaggtgaatACATGAATAGCACCTACTTTTTAACGTTTTGTTTATATACAATTATAATTCCCAATACCAGAAGACTGATAAGTGGTGTGTTGTAGAAAAGATTGTTTTAAAGCAATTCAAGTAACTTTTAATTGTGTAAAAAATGTCACTTTTAACCAAAGCCTATGTGCCCCTCAACCCTgcatgtactgtctctttaaaagatGTGACTAAGGTTAGCCTTACTgtagt includes:
- the zbtb34 gene encoding zinc finger and BTB domain-containing protein 34, which encodes MDNGGYIQFDVPEYSNCVLSQLNELRLQGKLCDIIVHIQGQPFRAHKAVLAASSPYFRDHSALSTMSGLSISVIKNPDVFEQLLSFCYTGRLSLHLKDVVSFLTAASFLQMQCIIDKCTQILESIHSKFSIVSIDSVVVSTEDNQGNRNGVRESNSRFLNPVEISPPYYGQVRQTTIANEPRMETTPNRSFQNRTMEERHSDPGSSGSISEHEIQIEGDHEQAELIVRETNPISAQITEVKVKMEKSDRPSCSDSSSVGDDGYHTEMVDGDHVDRMVAVNVSSYGPVLQQAFSLSQPASQSTGLSTTYGCLTNSSPSRSMLSNFRGRGRLKRNIQIQNDGQNVISQSSDGDSGLNRQGFESNPRDHDSREHWFPYNQRLICIYCGKSFNQKGSLDRHMRLHMGITPFVCRFCGKKYTRKDQLEYHIRGHTDDKPYRCEICGKCFPFQGTLNQHLRKNHPGASEIKGRVESPDRTDTQIEQKEGDEPSPSEETNMETAVQDALPLSHISE